A part of Miscanthus floridulus cultivar M001 chromosome 6, ASM1932011v1, whole genome shotgun sequence genomic DNA contains:
- the LOC136460532 gene encoding TPD1 protein homolog 1B-like produces MHVLMDRLAGGGNSRGAAAVAYAASADLCSEEVVEVSQGNAGSLPNGVPSYSVTITNTCLDCTVRDVHVSCGEFASTELVDPSDFRRLSYGDCLVRNGGPIGPGETISFEYSNSFIYKMEVATVSCADI; encoded by the coding sequence ATGCATGTGTTGATGGATCGATTAGCCGGCGGCGGTAACTCTCGCGGAGCTGCTGCTGTGGCGTACGCGGCATCGGCGGACCTCTGCtcggaggaggtggtggaggtgtcCCAGGGCAACGCGGGTAGCCTGCCCAATGGCGTCCCGTCCTACAGCGTGACCATCACCAACACGTGCCTGGACTGTACCGTGCGTGACGTCCATGTCTCCTGCGGTGAGTTTGCCTCCACGGAGCTCGTCGACCCCAGCGATTTCCGGCGCCTCTCGTACGGCGACTGCCTAGTCAGGAACGGTGGACCTATCGGCCCTGGCGAGACCATCTCCTTCGAGTACTCCAACTCTTTCATTTACAAAATGGAAGTCGCGACGGTCTCATGCGCCGACATATAG